One window of Sardina pilchardus chromosome 2, fSarPil1.1, whole genome shotgun sequence genomic DNA carries:
- the xcl32a.1 gene encoding C-C motif chemokine 8 yields MRPLSLLLPCLAVLLSYVAMGEASGPIISCCLKTSSTRVRLQLLQSYRLQNSAMCQGLSAVSFITMKGVTICSDPSTPWARKAISFLQKKHKSQSPNQVSMPHDPTKLGPTKLDSH; encoded by the exons ATGaggcccctctctcttcttctgccaTGTCTTGCAGTGCTCCTAAGCTATGTCGCAATGGGAGAAG CGAGCGGCCCGATCATCTCCTGCTGTCTGAAGACCAGCAGTACCCGAGTgcggctgcagctgctgcagtcCTACAGGCTTCAGAACAGTGCCATGTGTCAGGGGCTGAGTGCAGTGAG TTTTATTACTATGAAAGGAGTCACCATTTGTTCAGATCCTTCAACGCCTTGGGCCAGAAAAGCCATATCTTTCCTTCAGAAAAAGCACAAGTCTCAATCCCCGAACCAAGTCTCCATGCCACATGATCCAACAAAGTTGGGACCAACCAAACTGGATTCACACTGA